The genomic interval GCTCCTGGGCCACGTCGGCGCGACGCCCGAAGTCTTCGGAATCGCCGACGTGCCGACCGCGGGCGGGGTGTGGGCGCCGACCATCCGGCACCACGACGGGGTGTTCCACCTCGTCATCACGGTGGCGATGGGTCGCGGGATGCTGCATTTCACGGCGACGGATGCCGCAGGCCCGTGGAGCGAGGGCGACCTCCTCCTCAGCGCCGACGGCGCCGGGAGTGTCAACGGCATCGATCCCGATATCGCGTGGGACGCGGACGGCAACGTGTACGTCACCTATTCGGGCCTCATCCTGAGCGGACCCGAGCTCGGCACGCACCTCGGCATCCTTCAGGTGAAGGTCGACCTCGAGAATCACATCGCGCTCGAAGAGCCCCGTTCGCTGTGGTCGGGCACGGGCGGGCAGTTCCCCGAGGCGCCGCATCTCTACGAGGTCGACGGCACGTGGTACCTCATGATCGCGGAGGGCGGCACCGAGCGCGGCCACAGCATCAGCATCGCCCGCAGCTCCTCGCCCGAGGGCCCGTTCGACACCGCCCCGCAGAACCCACTGGTCTCGGCGCGCTCGACCATCCGCCCGGTGCAGAACACCGGTCACGGCGACCTCGTGATCGGGCCCGACGGCGAGTGGTTCTGCATCCTGCTCGGTGTCCGCCCCCGCAGCATGACGCGGGCGTTCTCCGCCCTCGGACGCGAGACCTTCGTCACGCCCGTGCACTGGCACGACAACGGCTGGCCGACGATCGATCCGGTGCTGCTCAATCCGCGGCCGGGCACGCGGGTCGACGTGAAGTTCTCGCCGGACGAAGAGCTCGATGGCGAGTGGCTGGCGATCCGTCGCCCGACCGCGGCTGTGGCCGACCTCGCGAGCCGGCCCGGCTGGCTCACGCTGCACGGCGACGGCTCGACCCTCGACGACTCGCATCCGGTCTTCCTCGGACGCCGACAGGAGCACCTCACGAACGCCGTCACGGTGCGGGCGGATGCCTCCTCCGGCGTCGGCGGACTGGCGGTGCGCTACGACGAGCGCTTCCACGTCGAGATCGAGGCCGGCAGCGGCACCGTGACGGCGCGCGCCGTCATCGGCGGACTGCGTCAGGAATGGACCGGCACCTACGCGGGCGAGGTGATCGACCTGTTCATCGACTCCGTCCAGGCCGGCGGCGAGGGGTTCACTCGCACCAGCGACTTCTTCCACCTCGGATTTGCCGAGCCGGACGGCGAACGACTTGAACTCGCGCAGGTGGACGGTCGCTTCCTGTCGTCCGAGACGACGGAGTCCTTCACGGGGCGGGTCATCGGCGCGTACGCCGTGACGGGCCATGTATCGTTTCAATCTTGGATCGCCGAAGGAGACGATGAATGAGCAACGCCCGAGTCGCAACGCTGCGCGCCGAACTCCGTGACGACACCGCATTCGTCGCCACCCCGACCCCTCGACTGAGCTGGACGATCGAATCGGACGAGCCCGGCTGGGTGCAGGCGAGCGCCGAAGTGAGCGATGGCACGCAGACCGCCGCGATCGAAGGCCGAGCGAGCGTTCTGATCGCCTGGCCGTTCGCACCGCTCGCGCCCGGCGAAAGCCGTGACATCACGGTCCGGGTTCGCTCGACGGCCGGCGGCGACACCGGTGTGAGCGAGCCGCTGCGGATCGAGGCGGGGTTCCTGGCCGACGGCGAATGGACCGCCGAGCCCATCGGACTTGGCGCCGCGTCCCGCGAGGCGCAGCCCGCGCTGGTGCGCACGACCTTCACGGTCTCGCAGCCCGTCGACCGGGCGCTCCTGTTCTGGACGGCGCTCGGTGTCGCCGAGCCAGAGCTCAACGGCTCGGTCGTGTCGGACGAGATCCTCTCCCCCGGATGGACGAGCTACCGTGACCGGCTGATCCACGAGACAGTCGATGTGACGGCACTGGTCCACGAGGGCGAGAACGTGCTCGGCGCAACAGTCGCCGGCGCCTGGTACACCGAGAAGTTCGGCTTCTTCACCTTCACCAATCGTCTGTACGGCACACAGCCCTCGTTCATGGCGCAGCTTCGCGTCACGTACGCGGACGGCACCACCGAGACGGTGGCTGCAACCGGCGACACGTGGCGCGCACTCGGCGACGGCCCCGTCGTCGACAGCGGCATCTACGCCGGCGAGCACCAGGATATGCGCGTCAGCCTGCCGGGCTGGTCGGCACCCGGGTTCGACGACTCGACCTGGCAGCCCGTCCGGGTGGGGGCTGCCGCGCTCCCCGGCTACGAGAACGTCCCGGTTCCCGAACCGCGTATCGCCGCCCCGGTGCGACGCATCGAGTCACTCTCGGTCGCCGAGGTGATCGAGACGCCTTCGAGGGGCCGCATCCTCGATTTCGGGCAGAACCTCGTCGGCCGGCTGCGCGTGCGGGTGCGTGGCGAGCGCGGCCAGCAGGTCGTGATCCGTCACGCCGAAGTGCTCGATGAGGGCGAGCTCGCCATCCGGCCGCTTCGCAATGCCACGGCGACGGCGACGTTCGACCTGTCGGGCGCCGACGACGTGCTCGAGAGCCGCTTCTCGTTCTACGGCTTCCGCTATGCCGAGATCACCGGCGCCGACATCGAGGCGGATGCCGTCGAAGCCGTCGTGCTGCACACCGACATGACGCGCACCGGCTGGTTCGAGGCATCCGATCCGATGATCACGAAACTGCATGAGAACGTGGTCTGGGGAATGCGCGGCAACTTCCTCTCGATCCCGACCGACTGCCCGCAGCGGGATGAACGACTCGGCTGGACCGGCGACATCCAGGTCTTCTCACCGACGGCGAGCTTCTTGTACGACTCCGACGGGTTCCTGACGTCCTGGCTGCGCGACCTCGCCCACGAGCAGGCGCGCAACGACGGCGAAGTCCCGCTCGTGATCCCCGCAGCGCTTCCCTCGTTCGGCAGTCTCGGACCGACAGCCGCCTGGGGGGATGCCGCCACCGCCGTCCCGACCGTCCTCCATGCCCGGTTCGGCGACCTGGGCGTGATCGAGGCGCAGTACGCCAGCATGCGGGATTGGGCGGACGCCGTGCTGCGGGATGCGGGACACCACGGTCCGTGGGCGGGTCGCATGCAGTTGGGCGACTGGCTCGACCCGTCCGCTCCGCCGGACAAGCCACAGCAGGCGAAGGTCGACAGCGACATCGTGGCGACGGCCTACCTGGCCCAGTCGCTTCGCCAGGTCGCCGACGCCGCAGCGCTCCTCGGTTTCGACGAGGACGCCGAGAAGTACGCCGCCTACTCCGAGCGCAGCCGCGAGGCCTTCGTCTCGCACTACGTGACGCCGGGTGGTCGCATGATGAGCGACGCCCCGACTGCGTACGCTCTCGCCCTGGAGTTCGGTCTCGTCACCGATCCCGAACTGCGCCAGCGGCTGGCGGATCGTCTTGCAGTGCTCGTCCGCGAAGGCGGGTACCGCATCGCCACCGGGTTCGTCGGCACACCGCTCGTCACCGATGCCCTGAGCGCTGCCGGGCACGTCGATGCCGCCGAGCGACTGCTCTTCCAGACCGAGTGCCCGTCCTGGCTGTATCCCGTGACGATGGGAGCGACGACGGTCTGGGAGCGCTGGGACAGCCTGCTGCCCGACGGGTCGGTCAACCCCGGCGAGATGACGTCGTTCAACCACTACGCGCTGGGCGCCGTCGCCGACTGGCTGCACCGGATCGTCGCCGGCCTCGCACCGGATGCCCCGGGGTACGCGCGACTGCGAATCGCGCCGCGCCCGCTCGAAGGGCTCGACCACGCCTCTGCCCGCCACCTCACGCCGTACGGCGAGGCATCGGTCGCATGGCACCGTGATGGATCGGATGTCGTGGTCCGGGCTGTGGTGCCGCCCAATACGACCGCGATCGTCGACCTGCCGGGAGTCCCGGTCGCTGAGGCGATCGAAGGGTCGGAGGCCGGTTCCGGAACGCACGAGTGGCGCATCCCGGCGCCCGCGAAGTCGGCCCATGGACCGCTGCCAGGGCTCGCGGCATCCCTCGCCGATATCATCGACGACCCCCGCGCCTACCGGGCGCTGCTCGACACCCTCACCGAGATCGACCCGGCCCGTGCCGAGTCCGTTCGCGCCGAGACCGTGTGGGGCGCCGGTCGCCCGCTGAGCGCGGCACTCATGTTCACCCCGCCGGACGTGCTCGCCAAGGTCGACGAGGCCGTCCGCGCAGCCACCTCCTGAAAGACAAGGAATTCCCGATGTTCGATCGCGCCTCCACGTTCGGCGAAGCCCTCGACAACCCCGCCGCCCGCGCGATCCTCGAGCGCTACCTGCCCGGGATCGCTGCGTCCCCGATGGCGACGCAGTTCCGCGGTGGCAGACTGGGCTCGCTCATCGCGCTTGCTCCGACGCTCGAAGATCCTGCGGAGCGCGCGAAGATGTGGGCGGCTCTGGCGGAGGTCGGCGATGATGTCAGTCGCCCGCCGTACGCGCCCGCGATCGACCCCGACCCGTCCTACGAGGGCGAGGATGTGCCCCAGGGTTCGGCATCCGTCATCCTGCCCGCGCCCGTCCCGCGGTGGGATGCCGTGGAGATCCGGCTGGACGGCCCGTCGCACGGCAATCCGTTCGTGGATGTCGAGCTCGACGCCGTGTTCACCCGCGGCGGCGAACAGCTGCGCGTCGGCGGATTCTACGACGGAGATGGCGCGTACGTCATCCGCGCCCTCGCCGATGTGGAGGGCGAGTGGACCTTCGTGACGCATTCGACGGCTCGGTCGCTCGACGGCATCGAAGGTACGGTCACGGTGGTCGGTCCGCGCGCGGGCAGCCACGGCCCGGTCCGCGTCGACGGACTCCACTTCCGTCATGCCGATGGCACGCGGCACCGCCCCCTCGGCACCACGGCATACGCCTGGACCCACCAGCCCGAAGAGCTTCAGCAGCAGACGCTGCGCACCCTCGCCGATGCGCCGTTCACGAAGCTGCGGATGTGTCTCTTTCCGAAGTCCTACCTCTACAACTCGAACGAGCCCGGTGACTTCATCTTTCCCGGGTCGATCGCCGATGGATTCGACCTCGAGCGATTCGACGTGGATCACTTCCGACGACTCGAGAAGCGAATCGAACAGCTCGGCGAGCTCGGCATCGAGGCGGATCTCATCCTCTTCCATGCCTACGACCGTTGGGGATTCGCCGACCTCGGACCCGCTGTCGACGAGCGCTACCTCCGATACGTCGTGCGGCGCCTCGCCGCGTACGCGAACGTCTGGTGGTCCATGGCCAACGAGTACGACCTGCTGTGGTCGAAGGACGAAGCCGACTGGGAGCGCCTCGCATCGGTCGTCGGCGAGGAGGATCCCTTCGCGCACCTCAACTCGATCCACAACTGCCGTCCCTTCTACGACTACTCGAAGCCGTGGATCACGCATGTGAGCGTGCAACGCGTCGACGTCTACCGCACGGCGGAGAACACCGACGAGTGGCGCGAGCGCTGGGGCAAGCCCGTCGTGATCGACGAATGCGCCTACGAGGGCGACATCGACCAGGGCTGGGGCAACATCACCGGCGAAGAGATGGTGCGCCGGTTCTGGGAGGGCGCGGTCCGCGGTGGCTATGTCGGGCACGGCGAGACGTACCTTCCCGTCGCCGCCGGCGGTGCGACGGATGTCTCGAGCTCCGCGGGCGACGATTCCGAGGTGCTGTGGTGGGCCAAGGGCGGCGAGCTGTACGGCACCTCCCCCGCACGCATCGGCTTCCTCGACATGCTGCTCGCCGAGGCGCCGGATGGCGTCTGGGACCCGCTGCCGTCGGACTGGGATGTGCCTTGGGGCGGTGTCGCCGGTCAGCACATCGTCGGCTACTTCGGGTTCAACCGGCCGAGGTTCCGCAACGTCATGCTGCCCGAGGGCGACTGGACCGTCGAAGTGATCGACACGTGGAACCTGACCATCGAGCCGCTCGAGGGCACGCATTCCGGTGCCGTGCGCGTCGAGCTGCCCGGACGTCAGTTCATGGCCGTGCGCGCCATCCGCGTCGCCTGAACTCCTTCGCGCACCCGCTCAGTCCGTCAACGACGCACCTGATAGCGCAGGTGAAGCACCCGGTTGCCCTGGATCGCGACGTCAGGATCCTCCAACAGGTGCTGTGCGTCGACCGACCCGAAGTAGCGCTTGCCCGACCCGAACACGACGGGCACGACGTCCATGCGCACCTCGTCGACCAGGCCTGCGGCAAGCACCTGGCCACCGAGTTCACCGGCGGCGACCTCGACCAGGCGATCACCTGCGAGCTCCTGCGCCTTGGCCACGGCTGCCTCGACCCCCTCGACGAAGTGGAACGGCGCGTCGGGGTCCCAGCCCTCCGGCTTCGGCCGGTGTGTCACGACGACCACGTGGTCGACCCCGCTCGGGGGCTTCCCGTCCCAGCCGTCCGTCATGTCGAACACGTCACGGCCGACGATCGTCACGGCTATCTGGTCCCAGTACGGTCGGGTGTAGTCGTAGGACGTCTGCGACACCTTCAGCACGCCACTGTCATCCAACGGCACGTCACCGCTGAGCAACCAGTCGAACAGCGGTCCCGGCTGGTCTTTCTCGTCCGCGATGAAGCCGTCTACTGACACCGAGCTGTACATGACAACTTTGCCCATGGTCGCTCCTCGCCTTCGGGATGCCCTCACAGTAGAGTTTCGCGGGCTGTCGCTCAATCGGCCGGCAGCGGGCAGCACGTGCTCGGCTGTGCACGCAGGAAATCGGCGCTGATATGCTCCAGCCACGCAAGATCGCGGCAATCGACGCTGGGGAGCGTGCGGATGCGTACGAAACGTGGATGGTCCGCACGTGCCATGGCGACCGCGACGGTCGTGATCGCGTTCACGCTCGCAGGGTGCGCCAGCGGACCCGGCAGTCCGAGTGCGACGACGGATGCCGCAGCCAGCGCCTCGCCCACGCCGAGCGCGACGCCCACACCCACGCCTACTGTCGATTGGGTCAGCTACCAGACACCCGACCAGTCCGCGGCCTGGGAGCTGCCGGCGGGCTGGAGTGTCTTAGTCGGCAGCACCACCTCGTACGCCACCGGGCTCGATGTCCCGACCTACACGATCCTCGATCCAGACGGCGTCGCGAGGATCAGACTCGACGTGCAGATCGGCGGCATCGGCGGCCCCGGGTGCGAAGTGATGTCGCCGTTGTATCCCTATGCCCTGCTCGACACCGCCGATCCCGCGAGCGCGCCCGGTCACATCTGGTTCGAGAGCGTCGACGCGCCCGCGGGGGTTGTCACGGAACTTCAGCTCGTACCGCCCGACGCAGTGAGCCCCACCGAAGCGTGCGGGACCGACTGGGGCTTCGTGCCGACCGAGAGCCTCGGCATCATCTCGTGGCGCGCGCTCCAGCCGCTGCCCGATCCGGTCGATCAGGCCGCTGACCCCGATGCGTACGCCGCGCTCCCGACCGATGAGGCCGGTGCGGTCATCTCCTTCGCCACGGCTGCCGATGCTGAAGCCTTCATGGACACCGAGCTGTATCAGACGCTTCGCCGGATCCTGAGTTCGCTCGACATCGCCGCCGGCTGAGGCGTCATCGTCGGTCATTCGAGCGCTGCTCTGCCCCGACCGAATGTCGGAGGTATGTTCTAAAGTCCTGGGTATGAGCAGCAACGCCGAGTTCTTCGAGGATTCCCCTCCGGACGACGCTCATGGGGATTGGGACGATCTCGCAGTCCCGGCCGTGGTCGATTCCGTCGACCTGGTCGTCGAAGCAGAGACGATGATGTCGGTGTTCGCCGCGCAGCGTCTCGAGCGGGTCGAGTTCATGCGCCGCGACGCGCTGCGCGACGCCGCTCGGCACGGCTATCAACTGACCGAGGTGATAGAGCGATCGGTGCGGCTCGAACTCGCCGCGGCGCTGGGAATGACAGAGTCTGCGGCTGGGCAGCTGCTCGCCCAGGCCGATGCCCTCGTCAACCGCTATCCCGCCGCGCTGGCATCGCTCGGCGGTGCGCGGATGACACAGCGCCACGCGGTGCATCTCGCCCAGGCACTGGATGCGGTCGAGCCGGAGTTCCACGAGAAGCTGCTAGAGCCGGCGGTGGCGCTCGCCGAGTCCGAGCCATTCGGAACGTTCCGTCGCAAGCTCCGGAACCTGGTCGAATCCGTCCGGTCGATCACGATCACCGAACGGCACGAACGGGCGGTGGATGCGAGGCGAGTCGTCTTCGAACCTGCGGAAGACGGCATGGCCTGGCTTCATGCTTTCATCCCGGCGGTGGAGGCGCGTGCGATCCACAACCGGATGAACGCACAGGCGAAGGTC from Microbacterium pumilum carries:
- a CDS encoding glycoside hydrolase family 43 protein; translation: MSTTLYNPVLNGFHPDPSVVKVGEEWFLATSSFEYLPGIPIHRSRDFENWELLGHVGATPEVFGIADVPTAGGVWAPTIRHHDGVFHLVITVAMGRGMLHFTATDAAGPWSEGDLLLSADGAGSVNGIDPDIAWDADGNVYVTYSGLILSGPELGTHLGILQVKVDLENHIALEEPRSLWSGTGGQFPEAPHLYEVDGTWYLMIAEGGTERGHSISIARSSSPEGPFDTAPQNPLVSARSTIRPVQNTGHGDLVIGPDGEWFCILLGVRPRSMTRAFSALGRETFVTPVHWHDNGWPTIDPVLLNPRPGTRVDVKFSPDEELDGEWLAIRRPTAAVADLASRPGWLTLHGDGSTLDDSHPVFLGRRQEHLTNAVTVRADASSGVGGLAVRYDERFHVEIEAGSGTVTARAVIGGLRQEWTGTYAGEVIDLFIDSVQAGGEGFTRTSDFFHLGFAEPDGERLELAQVDGRFLSSETTESFTGRVIGAYAVTGHVSFQSWIAEGDDE
- a CDS encoding DUF5605 domain-containing protein, with the translated sequence MFDRASTFGEALDNPAARAILERYLPGIAASPMATQFRGGRLGSLIALAPTLEDPAERAKMWAALAEVGDDVSRPPYAPAIDPDPSYEGEDVPQGSASVILPAPVPRWDAVEIRLDGPSHGNPFVDVELDAVFTRGGEQLRVGGFYDGDGAYVIRALADVEGEWTFVTHSTARSLDGIEGTVTVVGPRAGSHGPVRVDGLHFRHADGTRHRPLGTTAYAWTHQPEELQQQTLRTLADAPFTKLRMCLFPKSYLYNSNEPGDFIFPGSIADGFDLERFDVDHFRRLEKRIEQLGELGIEADLILFHAYDRWGFADLGPAVDERYLRYVVRRLAAYANVWWSMANEYDLLWSKDEADWERLASVVGEEDPFAHLNSIHNCRPFYDYSKPWITHVSVQRVDVYRTAENTDEWRERWGKPVVIDECAYEGDIDQGWGNITGEEMVRRFWEGAVRGGYVGHGETYLPVAAGGATDVSSSAGDDSEVLWWAKGGELYGTSPARIGFLDMLLAEAPDGVWDPLPSDWDVPWGGVAGQHIVGYFGFNRPRFRNVMLPEGDWTVEVIDTWNLTIEPLEGTHSGAVRVELPGRQFMAVRAIRVA
- a CDS encoding dihydrofolate reductase family protein, with the protein product MGKVVMYSSVSVDGFIADEKDQPGPLFDWLLSGDVPLDDSGVLKVSQTSYDYTRPYWDQIAVTIVGRDVFDMTDGWDGKPPSGVDHVVVVTHRPKPEGWDPDAPFHFVEGVEAAVAKAQELAGDRLVEVAAGELGGQVLAAGLVDEVRMDVVPVVFGSGKRYFGSVDAQHLLEDPDVAIQGNRVLHLRYQVRR
- a CDS encoding DUF222 domain-containing protein — encoded protein: MSSNAEFFEDSPPDDAHGDWDDLAVPAVVDSVDLVVEAETMMSVFAAQRLERVEFMRRDALRDAARHGYQLTEVIERSVRLELAAALGMTESAAGQLLAQADALVNRYPAALASLGGARMTQRHAVHLAQALDAVEPEFHEKLLEPAVALAESEPFGTFRRKLRNLVESVRSITITERHERAVDARRVVFEPAEDGMAWLHAFIPAVEARAIHNRMNAQAKVLAAQPEETRTLDQLRADVFGDILIDGVTDALPPARRAFGPPWW
- a CDS encoding alpha-L-rhamnosidase produces the protein MSNARVATLRAELRDDTAFVATPTPRLSWTIESDEPGWVQASAEVSDGTQTAAIEGRASVLIAWPFAPLAPGESRDITVRVRSTAGGDTGVSEPLRIEAGFLADGEWTAEPIGLGAASREAQPALVRTTFTVSQPVDRALLFWTALGVAEPELNGSVVSDEILSPGWTSYRDRLIHETVDVTALVHEGENVLGATVAGAWYTEKFGFFTFTNRLYGTQPSFMAQLRVTYADGTTETVAATGDTWRALGDGPVVDSGIYAGEHQDMRVSLPGWSAPGFDDSTWQPVRVGAAALPGYENVPVPEPRIAAPVRRIESLSVAEVIETPSRGRILDFGQNLVGRLRVRVRGERGQQVVIRHAEVLDEGELAIRPLRNATATATFDLSGADDVLESRFSFYGFRYAEITGADIEADAVEAVVLHTDMTRTGWFEASDPMITKLHENVVWGMRGNFLSIPTDCPQRDERLGWTGDIQVFSPTASFLYDSDGFLTSWLRDLAHEQARNDGEVPLVIPAALPSFGSLGPTAAWGDAATAVPTVLHARFGDLGVIEAQYASMRDWADAVLRDAGHHGPWAGRMQLGDWLDPSAPPDKPQQAKVDSDIVATAYLAQSLRQVADAAALLGFDEDAEKYAAYSERSREAFVSHYVTPGGRMMSDAPTAYALALEFGLVTDPELRQRLADRLAVLVREGGYRIATGFVGTPLVTDALSAAGHVDAAERLLFQTECPSWLYPVTMGATTVWERWDSLLPDGSVNPGEMTSFNHYALGAVADWLHRIVAGLAPDAPGYARLRIAPRPLEGLDHASARHLTPYGEASVAWHRDGSDVVVRAVVPPNTTAIVDLPGVPVAEAIEGSEAGSGTHEWRIPAPAKSAHGPLPGLAASLADIIDDPRAYRALLDTLTEIDPARAESVRAETVWGAGRPLSAALMFTPPDVLAKVDEAVRAATS